GACTTTTTAACATATTCAATTTAGTGATACCAAAGTGTAAATCAAACAGGCTAATCACCAAAGACGTCTCACCTTGCTGGATATTTTTCACTTCAATAGGTTTAACATTACGATTCAACGCCTCAATTAAATCATCAACATTGAATTTAACCACGCGCGGTTTAACAGTAATCTTTGATTGATACAAATCAACTGGATCACTATCCTTACTACCCATTTGCCAAAAATTGTTTTTTAGTGAAATGATGTCCCACTTAGTTGAATCAAAACCGTGCGCACGTAACACAAAATCAGGATTTTTTGCCTGTTCACTAGTCATTTGAATGCCTGTGATAGATGTTTGAGAACCATCTTGATTGATGACGATTTCAGTACCACGTTTTACATCTTTCACTTTGCTCGTATTCTTTTTCGATTTGTCATATCTACTGCTAGTATGTCCTGTTGATAGGTATCGTGAAACAGTCCGTCTACTTAAATTGACACCAAATTCATCAAACAACTTTTGAGCTATTTTGCTAGATGACAACCCTTGCTTACCTAACTCTGTAACCCTATTTTTATGTTCATCAGTCCATTTGATACTGGCCATCACTGCCACTTCCTATCTTCGTAAAAAGCATCTTTGCGCTTGTCTGTATTCGACTTGCGTTTAGATGCCTTCTTGTGTTTCTTATTATATTTTTGTTGCCTGTCTAACCTGCGGTAGATGTTTAATTCATCATTACTGGCGACAAGTCCATACTCGTCATCTATTTTCATAGTTTTCTCCAAACAAAAAGTCCAACCTGCGTATCTGTTTTAGATTCGCAAATTGGACCGTGTATTTTTATGTATACAATCAATGCAAGCGACTGTTATTACTACATTTTATTTATAAAATAAACAACTAGAGCCAGAATAATAAATAGTACCGCAGCTATAATTATAAGTTTTATCGTTAATGGCATCTTTATTCCTCTCTTTGTTCTTTTAACTTCTATCTTATATATTTTATAAGCTTCTTTATACTTAGGTAATTCCTTTTGAAAGTCATTTATTTTAGACTGAATTAAAATAAATGCGCCCATATTTTCTCCTGTAAAATCTTTTTTCAAAGAATCAACTACTTCAGCAAAATAAACCATGAGTATATAGGTATCATCTGTTTCGTCTTCTTGATAAATATGTTGAAGCATGGATGTCAAAATAACAGTTGTTTTACCAGATGCAACAGCAATAGTTCTTGTAATCAAACCTTGTGCTTTAGATTGAGTAAAATTTTTACCCATAGTATTAAATATTGTCAACCATTCATTTTGAATGTTTTTCAAATCTTCACCAGAATTTTGTCTATAAAATTGTTCTATTTGCAGTACTTGCGCATTTCTTTTTTGAAATTTATCTCTCAACCAATCAGGTGACTTAGTCAAGTAAGCAATCAAAACTAATACTATTATAGACAACAATACATTGGTAGCTGATAAATTTTCAGCTAACCATTTAACAATTTTCCACTCTTCCATCACCGTCTCCTAAGTTTTTAAAACTATAGAAGATTATACCAATATTTTAAATAACCGGTAAAGTGAATGGTTGGATTCGAACCAACTTTTTCACCCGAGCCAAAACGGATCTGTGTTACATTCACCCACAGAAATCACCTAACTAGTATAAAGTCGCACTATGGAAGTCACTTTAAAGACTTTGGCGACTATGGTGAAAACTGTTATCTCCTAAAAGGAGTATTGACAGGGTAAGGATTTGCACCTTACAAACGATATTTCTAACCCAGTTGCTCATGTAAGGTACTGGAGCGGTCTGTTCCGCGACCTGTCATAATGATAGATATTTCAACCTATCTATTTTACATTACCACTAATCCTTTTTCCGAAGTGTGTGCAACGTTGCTTTTAATGGATTAGCAATAACCCTGTTTCAAATTATCTGATATTAACAATATAACCCTATATTTATGCATAAAACTGCATAAAAACCGCAGTGTTATAGGACTGCACCTAATATGTGTTTGACTTCTGTACGCCAAGCGATTGCTGTTCTTTCTGATATGTGAAACTGCTGTGCTACCTTAACCCACGTGACAGACTTGCTTGCATAATAATACGCAACTACTTTCTGCTTGTCTGGCTCAAACGTGGCTATCCAGCGCTCAACGTCTTCCTTTTGCTTTTTGAGACTGTTAAGGTATCTATCCTGCTCAATACGTATCACCATGTCATCAACTGGACGTGTGTGTTTATTCTGTGCTCGACCACCTCCAATATTCTCATCAACTTCTTGACTGTCATACCGTATCGTTTCTATACGCTGTTTAATTCTTAATTCGAGACGACCAGAGAAGTAGTCTCTCAAAATGCTATCAACTCTATCCGCCATGTCACCCTTTCTACTCCACTGGTACTGCCCTTCCAAATTTAAACAGCTTCAACTGTTGTTTCGTCTCTTTACTCAATTTATTCATGACTGCTTGTGCGTCAATCAAATTACCGTGCGTCTTACCCGATGTCTCCCACTCGTCATTATCTGTCTTGCGATAACCCACGATGTACACTTCTATGTCTATGATTTTCATGAATCCCCCTTCTAAATGTTATAATGTTAAAAAAACGATCGGATAACTAAGCATGACATTGCTATTACTTCACGCTTTAATCTATTTGATGATTATTCTACTGCTGATTACTCTTCTGATTGGCTTTTTAATACATAGTCATGGCACGAAAGTGATTTCTATTTTTGGTATAACGGTGCAAGTGTTGATATTTGTCTTTATAAATCATTATTTGAGTTGAGCCACACCTTGCTCATCTAACTATTCGTCAACTACCTTGATTGTTTCTGGGTGTAACCATGCTTGCATAAATGGCACAGTATACTTTTTCATGATTTCATCAGTACTTTCGCTATTTTTTGCAAATGATCCAGCCATTGTTTGATAACCGTTTGTTAGACCACGAATGTCACTAGTCCCAAGCATGGTTTGCATTTCACGTTTACTGTTAGAATCAAAGATTGCAAACGAATCAAATAGCTGTTCGTCTGGATATTTCTTTGCACTGTCAAAATATTTTTTTCCTTCAGCTGGCATCTCAACAGTTGGCGCATATTCTTGTTTTAGGTCCTCAAAAATATCACTTAAATCGGATATTAATACTTCTGCATCACTAGCTTCATCAGGTATCTGAAAAGGTAATGAACTATCTACTATTTGGTTCCACGCTTCATCAAACGTCATTTTCGCCCTCCAAAAACTTCCGTAAATCATCTGTGGATTTCTTGTGCCATTCGTTCATGTTAATCACCCTTCCTCATAAATACATAAAAAACAGCTGCATCAAGACCAAATATAATTACGTATGTCACTGCTAATTCAAAATTGATAACCATGAACAATCCAGCGATAACGCTAATTAGCATTAGCAAGATAGATATTGTTAGTCCTGTGATTTGTAGTTTTCTCATAAAATTACCTTACCTTTATTAATTTCATAACCCATTTCTTTGGCATAACCATATATCGATGATTCGTTACAGCCAGATTGTTTAGCGATTTCATGAACGTCTGTAACGCCAGCTTTCGTCAACTGTTTAAACTTCACTACTCGTTTTTGCTTGGCTTCTGACGGCGTTTCTTCTGGCGCTTCCACGAGCCCTTTTTCAATTAACTTTCTGCGCTTGACATATATTTGAACAGTGGTTTTACCAATCGCGTTCGAAATTGCCCTGAATTCTTTACCTTCATCAAGCATAGAAATTAATGTTTCCGTTTGTTTATCGCTCCAATGGCTTGAATTTTCACCGCCTGGTTCTATTTTTAATTTTGACTGCATCCACTCGGCAGCCATGTCAAATCCGAATTTTCTTTCCTTGTCACAAAATTCAGCTGCATAGTTCGTCATTATTATTTCTCCAGTTCGTATATCTCCAATCGCGGGTTATCTTTGTCGATATAAAAATCATGATCATATCCGTTGATGTGTTTGATATTGTCGTTCCCTAAAAACGTCACCCCTCGCACGTTTGCTTTTTGCATGCCGTCGAATATGAACTTCTTTATGAAATCCCAATTATCTGGGTCAATTCGTCCGTCTGCTAAATACCAGTCAAATTTCAATTTACAAGGCCAATTAAATATAATGCCATTAACCATGGCTTGTTCAACTATTCTTTTAGCATATAACGTCCCCTTCTTTTTCAATCCGGAACCCGCATATCTATTCGTTCTTTCTGCATTTATATACTTATTCAAAGTTTTATCTCGGTACTGCTCAATATTGAAATAAATTTTATTGTTATTCATCTTCTAACTCGACCATTTCTAACCTCCCTTTGGTTTTGTATTTTTTGTCAGATACAAATCTATTGACATAAGACGGACGTGTCATGAACATTAAATGGTCAAATTTTTTACCCGTCTTTCTAGCAATTTCTCTAGGTGTTCCCTCTGCAATAAATTCATCACCTTTGAACAATGCCCAAATTCTTTCTGCTTTTGGCTTTATCTTTGTTACCATAGTCCTTCCTTTTCATTTGCTTTCACGTCCACAGAAACCGTCCTATTTGACGTTTTAAATGTTGTTTAGTATTTGTACATAAACAGCGTTTAACGCCTTAAAACGCTTGTTATTGTCTATCTGGTATTTAATCTATGAACCTCTGCTATGCGCTCATCTATCTTGATGCCTGTCAGGTGGTATTTCTGTAAGAATGTCTCAATTCCTAAGGAGTGCGCCTCCTGATGGTGGATACGACATAATTGCACGGCTCTGAGTTTCAAATGGTTAGTCTTGCGCCTGTCTACACCTTGACCAATCGTGTCTAAATGGTGCAGGTCACTAGGTCTCTTGCCACATATCACGCAACACTTGTTCATCAGACACTGATATTCCCAATGCGCTATTTCCTGTGGTTCTAATTCATTCAACGGCTTCACACTCAAACCGATATTATGCAAAACTGCATAATCTAATAACATGTTGATAAACTCGTTTGTATCTGACTTATTGCCCTTGACTGCGCTCAGACTAAATTCGCCAAAGTCTAAACCGTGGTAATACTCGTACGTGCCGTAAAAGTGTCTTCTTGTGCTTTCTACGGTCTCTAACCATGCTCCACCTACTTTTGTGACAACCAAATGTCTTTGAGCAATGCAAACGCAAATCTACGCTGTTTTGGTGTCGGCTCATTATCATCACTAGCTATCACTGACAGAACTTGTTGCTGATTAGTTGTGTGATACTTCTGCAATGTGCGCAAATCTTCATCGCTCATTCGCAATGTGACTAACCCTTTGTTTGGATCTAGCTTATTCACTTGTCCAAATAATTCAGTCACTATTCGTCAACTACCTTGATTATTTCTGGGTGCAACCAAATCTGCATTATGTCCTCTATATTTTTATCAGTCATGCCACCTTGCTGATGCTTAAATAATCTTCCACTAAACTCATCTAGATATGACCAATCGCCACCATCTCCATTGTGAATAACCCTTGGTAAATCATTTGCTCTTAAATTATTTTTAGTGTAATTAAGTTCATCAACTTGTTCTTGAGTCATCTCCACGGTCGAAGCATATTCTTCACGAACGCTAGATAAAACGCTAATAACCGCTTCCAAATTCATATCCTCAAAGTTGGCAATTAAGTAACGTCTTGCTTCATCAAATGTCATTTCTTCACTCCTCCAACATTTCTGGGTTTTCGTGTATGTTGCCGACGATCGTTAACCTATCCCACATTGCTACATCTATTAATTTTCCAACGTAGCCACCCTCGCAAAAAAAATTGTCCTTCTTCATTTTGATGAACACTTGCATGGGTTGATAAAAATACTAATCGACCATTATCTTCTGTCTCTTCTATCAGCAGGATGTCTCCCGTATGAATTTCATTGTTGAATTGGTCGATTCCACCCGTTTCAATCGAACCGTCAATATGTTTAATCTCTCTAGCCATGTTTCACTCCTAACTTCGTTTGTATTCCCATCTCTTTTAATTCAGCAAGCTCTTTGGCGACATCTGACACATCAACATTCGATTCTGCTACTGGTCCGGTTATCATCTGTGGCTCTACTCGTTGTGGTTTATTGCCATATCCTTTGTTGCTGGTTTTCTTAACTGGCTTCTTGCCGTCTCTATATCCGAGTTCACTAGCTTTATCTGAATACTTGTCAAAGTTACGAGCTATGGTGCTTGCTGTCGTGTTCTGCAAAATATCATCGTTCCAACTCATTACGTAGTTGATAACGTCTTCAAATTCTTGGACACTAACATTTTTAAAGACTAGTCCACTGAACGTACCCTGATTTGCCACACTCCTACCAAGTGCTTTGTTGAAGATGTTTAGCATTTGTTGAGCAGGTGTTTCTGTGCTTTGCTCTATTTTTGACGATTCGTGGTACGATTCGTCATACGAATGGGGGTACGATTCTTCATTGTCATTGTCATTGTCATTGTCATTGTCATTGTCATTAGATTTTAACTGCCGTCTTTTCATTTCTTCCTCAAACAATGATTTGATTGTTGAATCAAAACTCCTTAACGACTTGTTCCAGAAACCCTGCATACGTTCGTAGGTTTCTTTGATAAGTTCGCTATCTTCGACTGCGTTTAACTCTTTTGAAAGCAGGTCACTAACTGGTTTACCGCCCTTTACAATGCTATATTTCAATGAATTAATGACTGATATTTCGCCAGTTTTTTGACTATATAGAATATTTTTGTATTTTGTTTCAAAGCGTTGAATCAACACTGCAATAACTTCTTGCGTGTATCCTGTTTGAAAGCTAATTATTTTTTTTGGTAGTGGCAGATTGTAAAATTAAACCGAACACCTTGCATAAAAAAACTGCAGAGACTTTAATGGTAATTGACTAAAATCAACCATAAAGGATCTGCAGCTTATGTCTTCTAGTTTATCAGCTCACGAACGTTCTGTCATTGAAACAATGATCAAACTTAATCATTCAACTCGAGAAATAGCCCGTTTCTTAAAGCGTTCTCCTGCAACTATTACCTACGAGTTAAATCGAATTAAACCATACAATGCACAACAGGCTCATCATTTAGCCCAGTGTAATCGGCACAAACACGGTCGCCATCCGACCCTAACACCTGAAATATCAGCTTTTTTGAACCATCACATTGGTATCTTGAAGTGGTCACCAGAAACGGCTGCTCATGTATTGGGCATTGCTTTCAAGACCATCTACAACTGGATTCATCATGGTTTGCTTAAAATTAAGTTATCAGATTTACCTGATAAAGGTATTCGACGTAAACGTCAATCTGACGGCCGTAGACGTGTTTTTGCTCATGGCCGTTCAATTGAAAAACGACCAAAAGCTGTCCAATTAAGACAAGAATTTGGTCATTTTGAAGTTGATACGATGCAATCTGGTAAAACACGTGGCGATGTTTTAGTGACCATCACAGAACGATTGAGTCGACAACATATCATGAGACATGTCAGTGGGCGCAATAGTCAGGCAGTGACACCAGCTATTATTAGGTTTTTCAAGGGTATAAAAAATGCTAAATCAATTACAGTTGATCACGGTCGAGAGTTTGCAAAATATGATGAAATAGAAGAACAGCTAGGCATACCGATGTATTTTGCACACCCATATTCACCAGAAGAACGTGGTAGTAATGAAGTGCTAAATCGATATGTCCGTCGTTTTATCCCAAAAGAACGCAAAATTGAAACCATCAGTCAGAAAGAATTAGATCAAATTAATCATTGGATTAATGCCAGGCCAATGAAAACGCTCAACTGGCAATCACCACGAAAAGTCTTTCAGAAACATGCGGTGTTCGGATGATTCTTGCAATCTGCCTAGTTTATAAATTCCTAATTGAGTTGATTCAGGGTTTGTCATTAGATACAATAAAAAGTATTTGTCTTCAACCGAGAATGTATCGATAACTTTATTGTCATTCCAAAACCTTGTATCAACGATTCTTTTTATTGCCACTGTTACCTCCTTTGGGCTTCACACCCTTTCGTGTGGTTACGCCACATCGTCATCATACGAATGAACATCAACGAATTGAGCGACTTAAACTCTTTTCACTGGTTAATCAGTTTAGTGACGATGATCGGGTCATAACGACCTTAATTTAATTGTTTGGCGATTTCGGAAAGCATTTGTTTGAAATCTTTACCAGTGTAAATATCGTCATCTTGAATATCGTCCCAAAGTTTCGAGAACTCATATTTAATTGCTCTTTTTACTCCCTGAACTTCTGTTAGTTTAGGTGGTTCAGACTCCAATGCTTTAGCCTGAACAAATTCTAAATTCAGCAACTTTGTTAGCGCTCCGGTTGGTTTACCGGTAGCAGTGAAATTGCTAATCTTTAACCAGTCTGCCTTAATGGTTAATGGTGTTTTAAGTTGATACGATTCATTACGTTCATCAATTTCTTTTTGCAACACTGGTTGTAATTGCTTTAGACGGCCAACATTCCACGTATTTTGTTCTTCCGTGATATCCTCAATGATTGAATCGGCAGTATCTTTAACGGCGAATAAACCACCATTGCGCTCAATTAATTCTTGTTCATAATCCTTAACATTTTGCTTCACTGATTTCTTGATTAAGTCAGATACTTGCTTCATGTCTTTTTTCAAAGCAGCCATACTTTGAGCATCTACCTTGCTACTAATCGTGGTCACTTCAACACCGTTCAACGTTGCTCGTAAATCGTTCCAGTTCTGTGCCACACCGTTTTCAAAGCTAATCAATGGCATTACTGTTTTTGGCTCACTCATTTCACGTCCTCCAAAGCTTCATTCTTTTCAGCAAAAGGATTAGGCGCATCACCTGTATCAACTCCAGAAAACGGATTATCGCTTTTTTCTTCTGGTTGATTATCAATAATTTCTGGTTCAACGTTTTGATCGTCAGTAGTGATTTCTTCTGTTTCCGGAGTAACATCACGTGCTTCACGTTCGTTCTTATCGTCTTCTGCAATAGCTTGCGCAACCTTAGTTGTCTTAGGAGCAAACTTAAGCAAGTCTTTCATCACGGTTTTAATCGCCATTGCATCAAAATCTGTGTACCATGGTGTCTGTGGTGTTTTACCGTATTTGTCTTTATGGTCTGGCCCCTTATAGGTTTGACTATACTTCAAAGCGTGGTTAATCACTCGTTGGATTGGCCAATACTTGACAATGCGTTCACCATCTAAGTAATAAAATGCCAAGTATCCAGCTACTGGACTTTCACCATCTACATATGGATCGTAGTTTTCATTTTCCATTGTGAATTCATCAAATACATAGTTGTAATGTGGCTTGTTCGCTTCATAAACAACGCTTCCACCCAAACGACCAACACGACCGGTATTCTGTACAAGTTTGATAATTCCTCGATAGCCTAGTTGGAACTGAGCTTTAACATCCTTGGTTACCCACTTACCATCTACCTTTGCTCGCTTTCCATATGGAATGACGTAGGCTTCACCAAGGTCTGGTAAGACGGACAAATCAAGAATGGCGGCTCGCATTGCAGCGTTTGTTAGATCATTCATATTTGTTTTTGCTAAGTCTGGGTTCAATGCCACTACTGTTGACAATCCACTTAAGAAACCAGCCGCATTGTCTTTCAATATTTCCTCAAAATGCTTTTGCATCTTGTCACTGTTAATAATTTTTTGAACTTGTGCTACTTCATTTGCCATAGTTACTTCCACTCCAATTCTTTAATTGCTTCTTCACCATACGTGCTATAAGGCGTTAATATTCCTTTGTACACACCGTTTAGGCAGTTCTTTTCCAAACACGTACCAAGTGCTTCACCGGCACAAACAACTTCTTTCGTTCCGACTTTGACCACATAAACGAAGTAGCATTCTTTTTGCAATTCTTCATAAGTCATCCACATAAAGTCAGCTTCATCTGTATTATTTAATGCATAAACATACAAACATTTCTCGTGAAACGGAACGGCTTCTTTTCCCTCAAAATAATCATGCTCAAAATCATTTCGTGGTTGATATGGTTCGGGTAATGTCACTACCATTTGCATTTACCTCGTTTCTTGCTATAATCGAGATATAAATTTCATTCCAATAATTTATATCTAGCGCTTTAACTGCTCCAACAGTTAGGCGCTTTTCTTTTGCCTATAAACATCACTTGCTCTTTTCAGTGGTTTATCTTCACTAAGGTTGTTAACAATTCGTGTCGCCTGTGCGTAGGTGTATCCGTCCTCAATTAACGACTGACGGAGTATTTCTGCTTCGGCTATATCGAATTTATGTTCGTCATATATGAAGTAGCTCACTCCTACTGCTATGACGATGATTCCAAATACTATGCTCATGTTTACACCTCCTTTATAATGTTTTATTGTTTGTGTGGTGCTATCATTTAATTACTAGTTAAATTGCTCAACTCCAATGAAAGAAAGATAAATATGAAAATTCAGATGATTACCATTCTTGTAGCCTTCTTTACACCTTTTTTAGCTGCTGCCTGTGCTTATTACTTTTCTGTATCCAAGAAACATCAGCTTGAAAACCAAGAGGAAGCCTATAAAAATTACTATGCTCCGTTAATGGGCTTACTCACTCATTACCAACTTTCTGCTATTTCCTACGGCATAGCTGTTGGTGCTTCTAAACAAGGAAGTTTTCAATTCAAAGGACGAGTAAAAGTTGATAACAGACTACGTGATTTGGTTAGAAATAATATTGCATATGTCCCCAAAACAATCGGATCTAAATTGCACCAATTTTTAATGTCAAGCGATGATTTCTTTTATCAAGAAGGTGAAGATTATAAAGACTATGAGCACTACGCCATGCTCGCCTCTGAATCTTTCGATTTAATTATCATAGAATCATTAAAAGAAGCATCAGTATTATCAAGGAAGCTAGGATACCCAGACGTAGCGGAAGAACTGTTGAGTGAGTTCCTGAAGTCTTTTGTGGCAAAACCAACAAATCGTCATTTGGTACACGGCTAGGACTAACTAACGTTATCCAAGCGCCATTAGTGAA
The Leuconostoc suionicum genome window above contains:
- a CDS encoding DUF722 domain-containing protein encodes the protein MADRVDSILRDYFSGRLELRIKQRIETIRYDSQEVDENIGGGRAQNKHTRPVDDMVIRIEQDRYLNSLKKQKEDVERWIATFEPDKQKVVAYYYASKSVTWVKVAQQFHISERTAIAWRTEVKHILGAVL
- a CDS encoding putative HNHc nuclease, coding for MVVTKVGGAWLETVESTRRHFYGTYEYYHGLDFGEFSLSAVKGNKSDTNEFINMLLDYAVLHNIGLSVKPLNELEPQEIAHWEYQCLMNKCCVICGKRPSDLHHLDTIGQGVDRRKTNHLKLRAVQLCRIHHQEAHSLGIETFLQKYHLTGIKIDERIAEVHRLNTR
- a CDS encoding IS30 family transposase; protein product: MSSSLSAHERSVIETMIKLNHSTREIARFLKRSPATITYELNRIKPYNAQQAHHLAQCNRHKHGRHPTLTPEISAFLNHHIGILKWSPETAAHVLGIAFKTIYNWIHHGLLKIKLSDLPDKGIRRKRQSDGRRRVFAHGRSIEKRPKAVQLRQEFGHFEVDTMQSGKTRGDVLVTITERLSRQHIMRHVSGRNSQAVTPAIIRFFKGIKNAKSITVDHGREFAKYDEIEEQLGIPMYFAHPYSPEERGSNEVLNRYVRRFIPKERKIETISQKELDQINHWINARPMKTLNWQSPRKVFQKHAVFG
- a CDS encoding recombinase RecT, with translation MANEVAQVQKIINSDKMQKHFEEILKDNAAGFLSGLSTVVALNPDLAKTNMNDLTNAAMRAAILDLSVLPDLGEAYVIPYGKRAKVDGKWVTKDVKAQFQLGYRGIIKLVQNTGRVGRLGGSVVYEANKPHYNYVFDEFTMENENYDPYVDGESPVAGYLAFYYLDGERIVKYWPIQRVINHALKYSQTYKGPDHKDKYGKTPQTPWYTDFDAMAIKTVMKDLLKFAPKTTKVAQAIAEDDKNEREARDVTPETEEITTDDQNVEPEIIDNQPEEKSDNPFSGVDTGDAPNPFAEKNEALEDVK